The following proteins come from a genomic window of Burkholderia stabilis:
- a CDS encoding AraC family transcriptional regulator yields MVVSVPDAARQLNKATVSSAYALFMLMLAEERGIDAGRILAGSGVERDRLAQPDARITPLQQAAIVFNLLDATDDPSIAIEIGLRSSLTKAGLIGFGLMSCATLGEAVALGIRYLPTRVPFFSVRLAQLDGIVDIDVLEAFPLGRLRQFAVENFLVETAILFNSLLYPAQGHALQSRAELHFEWPEPPWFERYRARLPRCHFEASANRIRCDAALLDEPIGTANAQTAQMIVQQCEAELARLGYAESIVERVRNLLICGDAGYPSVDDVARELHVSARTLKRKLAEFGATYSALLDEIRLRDALRLLEGTRLPVDEIAARVGYTDRANFTRAFKRWTGVAPSERR; encoded by the coding sequence ATGGTTGTGTCCGTCCCGGATGCCGCGCGCCAGCTGAACAAGGCGACGGTGTCGTCCGCGTATGCGCTGTTCATGCTGATGCTGGCCGAGGAGCGCGGTATCGACGCCGGCCGCATTCTCGCCGGCTCGGGCGTCGAGCGCGACCGGCTCGCGCAGCCCGATGCGCGCATCACGCCGCTGCAGCAGGCGGCGATCGTGTTCAACCTGCTCGATGCAACCGACGATCCGTCGATCGCGATCGAGATCGGCCTGCGCAGCAGCCTGACGAAAGCCGGACTGATCGGCTTCGGGTTGATGAGCTGCGCGACGCTCGGCGAAGCGGTCGCGCTCGGCATCCGCTACCTGCCGACGCGCGTGCCGTTTTTCTCGGTGCGGCTCGCGCAGCTCGACGGGATCGTCGACATCGACGTGCTCGAAGCGTTTCCGCTCGGCCGGCTGCGCCAGTTCGCGGTGGAGAATTTCCTGGTCGAGACGGCGATCCTGTTCAATTCGCTGCTGTATCCCGCGCAAGGGCACGCGCTGCAGTCGCGCGCCGAACTTCACTTCGAATGGCCCGAACCGCCGTGGTTCGAGCGCTATCGCGCGCGGCTGCCGCGCTGTCATTTCGAGGCGAGCGCGAACCGCATCCGCTGCGACGCCGCGCTGCTCGACGAACCGATCGGCACCGCGAACGCGCAGACTGCGCAGATGATCGTCCAGCAATGCGAAGCCGAACTCGCGCGGCTCGGTTATGCGGAGAGCATCGTCGAGCGCGTGCGCAACCTGCTGATCTGCGGCGACGCGGGTTATCCGTCGGTCGACGACGTCGCGCGCGAACTGCACGTGTCGGCGCGCACGCTCAAGCGCAAGCTCGCGGAGTTCGGTGCGACGTATTCGGCGCTGCTCGACGAGATCCGGCTGCGCGACGCGCTGCGGCTGCTGGAGGGCACGCGTTTGCCGGTCGACGAGATCGCGGCGCGCGTCGGTTATACGGATCGCGCCAATTTCACGCGCGCGTTCAAGCGCTGGACCGGCGTCGCGCCGAGCGAGCGGCGCTGA
- a CDS encoding lactonase family protein produces MPNTDRLTVVVSNAADGDLATFSLAGDGTLAPLARYPAADVAMPIAVQPDCARLYVATRGEQPTIVAFRVAAATGALARIGATAIDASHAYLSLDRSGRWLLGASYGGNSLSLYDAARMRDGDGTPLQVTNGIANAHAVIVSPDNRFAYVSSLGSDRVFSFALVEDAGGLRALEHGETRVPAGFGPRHLRFARDSHALIVVSEFHGTLATFARDPGNGRLGEAHASARHPAVAELAQGHARPPAPVEPSVWAADFHLTPDERFAYVSERTSSQLLCYRRTADGTFEPAHASATETQPRGFAIDPSGRWLVACGEQSEQVSVYAIAPDDGTLSLHARAPGGRGANWVALV; encoded by the coding sequence ATGCCGAACACTGACCGCCTGACCGTCGTCGTCTCGAATGCCGCCGACGGCGACCTCGCCACGTTCTCCCTCGCCGGCGACGGTACGCTCGCACCGCTCGCACGCTACCCGGCCGCCGACGTCGCGATGCCGATCGCCGTGCAGCCCGATTGCGCGCGGCTCTACGTCGCGACGCGCGGCGAGCAGCCGACGATCGTCGCGTTCCGCGTCGCCGCGGCCACGGGCGCGCTCGCGCGTATCGGCGCAACCGCGATCGATGCGAGCCACGCGTACCTGTCGCTCGACCGCAGCGGCCGCTGGCTGCTCGGCGCGTCGTACGGCGGAAATTCGCTGAGCCTCTACGACGCCGCGCGCATGCGCGACGGCGACGGCACGCCGCTGCAGGTCACGAACGGCATCGCAAACGCGCATGCGGTGATCGTGTCGCCGGACAATCGCTTCGCGTACGTCAGCTCGCTCGGCTCGGACCGCGTGTTCAGCTTCGCGCTCGTCGAGGATGCGGGCGGCCTGCGTGCGCTCGAACACGGCGAAACGCGCGTGCCGGCCGGCTTCGGCCCGCGTCACCTGCGATTCGCGCGCGATAGCCACGCGCTCATCGTCGTCAGCGAATTCCACGGCACGCTCGCGACGTTCGCACGCGATCCCGGCAACGGCCGGCTCGGCGAGGCGCACGCGAGCGCACGCCACCCGGCCGTCGCCGAACTCGCGCAAGGCCATGCGCGGCCGCCCGCGCCCGTCGAACCGTCCGTGTGGGCCGCCGATTTCCATCTGACGCCCGACGAGCGTTTCGCGTACGTCAGCGAGCGCACGTCGAGCCAGCTGCTCTGCTATCGCCGCACCGCCGACGGCACGTTCGAGCCCGCGCACGCGAGCGCCACCGAAACGCAGCCGCGCGGTTTCGCGATCGATCCGTCGGGACGCTGGCTCGTCGCCTGCGGCGAGCAGTCGGAACAGGTGTCGGTGTATGCGATCGCGCCGGACGACGGCACGCTGTCGCTGCATGCGCGCGCACCGGGCGGGCGCGGCGCGAACTGGGTCGCGCTCGTCTGA